One window of Thermocoleostomius sinensis A174 genomic DNA carries:
- the purN gene encoding phosphoribosylglycinamide formyltransferase, with amino-acid sequence MFPSNPTATLISPDVSLPMAQLAAPLKLGIMASGSGSNFEAIAQAIANHDLLAQLQVMVYNNPTAKAAERADRLGIPKVLLNHREFSSREVLDAAIVDVMRDHQVDWIIMAGWMRVVTNVLIEAFPRRILNIHPSLLPSFPGANAIERTLAAGVKITGCTVHIVELEVDSGPILMQAAVPVLPDDTLETLHQRIQSQEHRIFPRAIALAAVQFGD; translated from the coding sequence ATGTTCCCTTCTAACCCGACTGCAACTTTGATCTCGCCAGATGTATCATTGCCGATGGCACAACTTGCCGCACCGCTCAAACTTGGCATTATGGCATCTGGCAGTGGCAGCAACTTTGAAGCAATTGCCCAAGCTATTGCCAATCATGACCTCCTGGCCCAGTTGCAAGTGATGGTATACAACAACCCCACTGCTAAGGCTGCCGAGCGCGCCGATCGATTGGGCATTCCCAAAGTGCTGTTGAATCACCGAGAGTTTTCAAGTCGTGAAGTCTTAGATGCTGCGATCGTGGACGTTATGCGCGATCACCAGGTGGATTGGATTATCATGGCTGGCTGGATGCGGGTTGTTACTAACGTATTAATCGAAGCCTTTCCCCGCCGCATTCTAAATATTCATCCCAGCCTGTTGCCTAGTTTTCCTGGTGCAAATGCGATCGAGCGAACCCTGGCGGCGGGCGTCAAAATTACTGGCTGCACCGTTCACATTGTTGAACTCGAAGTCGATAGTGGCCCCATTCTAATGCAGGCGGCTGTTCCTGTTCTGCCAGACGACACCCTGGAAACGCTGCACCAACGCATTCAATCACAAGAACACCGAATCTTTCCAAGAGCGATCGCCCTCGCCGCTGTGCAATTTGGGGATTAG